The Brevibacillus choshinensis genome includes the window CATGACCTTTTTGCAAGAGCGAGCGTTGAGTATGCAGGCGGAATAGTAATCTGTTCATGACGGTACACAGGGTATAGCGGGCGACTCACGGCGGCACACTACAGACGATCTACCTATTCCCATGAAAGGAAGTATCGTCTATATGAGCATAACGATGAGCCGTCCCGTTACTGACGTATTAAACAAGCAGGTTGCCAACTGGTCTGTGATGTATATAAAGCTCCATCACTTTCACTGGTACGTGCAAGGTCCTAATTTCTTCACCTTGCATGTCAAGTTCGAGGAGCTGTATAACGAAGCAGCCAAGTACGTGGATGAATTGGCAGAGCGTCTGCTGGCTGTAGGCGGTAAGCCCGTTTCTACCATGAAGGCCTGTATCGAGCAAGCATCCATCAAGGAAGCGGCAGGCGGAGAGTCTGCCGATCAGATGGTGCAAGCGATCGTGAGTGATTTTACGACACTCGTCAGTGAGCTGAAAGAAGGCATCACAGCAGCAGAAGCGGCAGACGACGAGGCGACAGGCGACATGTTTTTGGGCATGACGGAGAGTCTGCAAAAGCATGTGTGGATGCTGAAAGCCTTTATGGGGAAATAAAAAGGATGAAAAAAGAAACAAGCTGATACTGGTAGCATACTGGTATTAGCTTGTTTTTTTATGGACTGGAAGTGTTTTTCCAGCTCGTTTGGAAAACCAACTTGTTCCCAAGAGTCGCCTGCTGGTGTAAACTAGCTGTGTGTTAATCTAAAGAAAGCACTTTCATGATGGAAAGGATGTACATTCCCATGGCATCACCATACGTGACGTTTAACCGCGAGCAGTGGAGAGCTCTGCGGGCTTCCACGCCGCTGACCATATCTGATGAGGAACTGGCCTGTTTGCAAGGCGTGAACGAAAATGTTTCCATGACCGAGGTAGCGGATATTTACCTTCCACTTTCACGCCTGCTAAATTTACATGTAGGCGCCACACAGGAGCTGTATCAGGCTACCCATACATTTCTCGGCAATCAGGACGGAAAAGTGCCGTTTATTATCGGAATCGCCGGTAGTGTTGCCGTGGGCAAGAGCACGACCGCGCGCATTTTGCAGACGCTCTTGTCCCGCTGGCCGAATCATCCCAAGGTAGATCTCGTGACGACAGACGGGTTCCTCTATCCGAACCGAGTGCTGGAAGAACGTGGAATTATGAAGCGCAAAGGATTTCCGGAGAGTTACGACTTGCGCAAATTTATCCGCTTCCTATCCGATGTGAAGTCAGGTCTCCCGGAAGTAAAAGCCCCTGTCTACTCTCACCTGGTCTATGACATCGTATCGGATGAATGGCAGACAGTGCGCCAGCCGGATATTTTAATCGTAGAAGGGCTGAACGTATTGCAGCCACCGAGAGACACGGAAAACGAGCAACGCATTTCCGAAGTAATCGTTTCTGATTTCTTTGATTTCACGATTTACGTCCATGCGGATGAAAAAGATATTCTGCAATGGTATGTAGAGCGTTTCAAGCTGCTGCGGCAAACGGCCTTTTCCAATCCCTCTTCTTATTTCCGCCGCTACGCAAGCTTGTCTGACGCGGAAGCAACGGAAGTCGCTACTGGCATCTGGCATGAAATCAACGGAGCCAACCTTCGACACAATATTTTGCCTACCCGAGTACGTGCCCAGTTGATCCTCGATAAAGGGCAGGATCATATGGTGCAGAGCGTGAAGCTGCGCAAGCTGTAGACGCGAGTGCGGTCGCTCATCCTTGTACTTGCCACGATGGAGGTTTTCTTATGAAAATGATTAGCGCTTGTCTGATCGGCTGTGAGTGCCGTTATGATCAAAAGTCTTGCCTAGATCAGGAGCTGGAGCAACTATTGAGGGAAGGCAAGGTGATCCCTGTCTGTCCAGAGCAGCTGGGCGGTCTGCCTACGCCGCGCCCGCCAGCGGAGATCGTCGGGGGAGACGGCTTTGATGTATTGGACGGGAATGCACGCATCGTCGATCAAAAAGGAAATGACGTGACGGAAGAATTCCTCATGGGTGCCCAGCAAGCATTAAAGCTGGCACAAACTATCGGAGCAACGTCCGCCATTTTGAAAGAAAACAGCCCCTCGTGTGGCAGCACGTTTGTCTATGACGGCACGTTTTCCGGAAAAAAGGTGACAGGCACGGGGTTGACTGCAGCGTTGTTTCGGAGAAATGGGATTGACGTCGAATCCGAACAAAATCGAGGATAACGATACGTTAAAAAGGGAGTGGGTAGATCCACTCCCTTTTGCTGTTCTTTGAAACAGATGAAGACAGTAGGCTCACGGGCAGAACTTCATCATGATGAGGGTGTTTTCGTTCACTCGAGGTAGCTGTCGTCATCTATAAGGAAAAATTCACCCCCAAAAAACTAGTAGGTTTAGTCCTAATTATTGGCGGCGCAGTAATCATGAAGCTCGCTGCAGGAAACTCACATTAACTTGATAAGAATGGGAGGTGAAATTGTGAAAGGCTTTTATGCACTAGCAGGAGCTATCGTAGCTGAGATACTTGGTACATCCATGCTGAAAATGTCAGAAGGATTTTCCCTTATGTATCCTTCCGTTGGAGTGATACTGGGGTTCGGAATATCATTTTATTGTTTATCAGTAAGTCTTCGAACCATACCGTTAAGTTTAGCTTATGCCATATGGTCAGGGGTAGGAACTGCTCTGACAGCTCTTATTGGTATCCTCATATGGGGAGACTCATTAACTGCCATGGCTGTTGTTGGTATCGCCATCATAATTGGAGGAGTCGTTTTATTAAATACGTCTAGTCATCCAGAAAAAGTAATGAAATCAGAATGACCCTATTTTGGAACACGAGTATCACAATAAAGGCAAAGCAAACGAACAGCTATCGCAGAGTGGTTATGGATGCGAGAGCTGTTCTTTTTTGTAGTTCTTTCTGTTAGCAGTCATCTCGTGACTTTGTCCTTCTTGTATGTTGTGTATATAGGGATTTATACCTAGTTTTCGAGAGGTATTTAGTGGGTATTTGTAGAACTATAGTGTAGTAGTTAATGTAAGCTGCTTTCATTTTTACGACAACAGAGGAAAACACAGCTTAAAGAAGGAGCTTAAGAAATGAATGAATGATGCACAGTTTCCTTGTACGAGTTGCGGCTTATGCTGTCAGCACATCTCTCATATTGAGCCATTAGCAAAGTTTGATCGGGGAGACGGTGTTTGCATTCATTTGCGTGACAATCTTTGTTCGATTTATCATGATCGCCCAGAGATATGCCGCATCGATGTGATGTACCGCAAAGAATACCAATTCTATTTTACCAAGGAACAGTTTTACCACGAGAATTTGAAAGTGTGTCAAGACCTACAAATCAGACATGGAGTCATCAAGGGGGAGTAGAAATGCCATTACCATTAATTCTGGGAGGGATTGCTGCTGTTGCAGGGGCAGTCGGTATCTATAAAGGAGCAAAATCAGTATCAAACAATAGCGAGGCGCAAGATTTGAATGAGCGCGCCCAAGAAATATATGAGGATGCACGTGAGGAAATGGAAGACCAAAAGGAGCATACCACACAGGTATTAGCTGAGCTGGGAGAGCTAAAATTACGGACGTGGGACGAGCAAATCGGTCGTTTCGTGAATGTGGTGGAAAAAGTGAAAGCCGTGGAAGTGTACGGCAATGCGGCTGTAGACCAAAACCGACAGGCGATTCTCAGTAAACATGAGCTGGCTGAAATGCGTAAGGTTTCTTTGCAGGCGACTGAAGTGGTATCGGGTGGATTCAAGTCATTGGGGGCAGGCGCGTTAGCTGGAGTCGCATCCTATGGCGGGGCCATGATGTTTGCATCGGCTTCTACAGGAACGGCACTCTCTGCCCTATCCGGAGTGGCGGCCACCAATGCGACCTTGGCTTGGTTTGGTGGAGGGTCCCTCGCTGCCGGTGGATTGGGGATGGCCGGAGGTGCCGCTGTATTGGGAGGCATCGTAGCAGGGCCGGCTATTGCTTTAGGTGGGTTTTTGATGGAGGCTAAATCCAAAAAGAATCTAGCGGAGGCCAAGTCCAATCTGTCCAAAGCGAAAACGGCGGCGGAAGAGTTCCGTACAGCCACAAGCATGATGGAAGCGATTTGCGATATTTCCTATCAATTCAACGATGCGATTGAAGAAATGTCGGAACGCATGGACACCGTTTTAGATCGATTGGAGCAAGCATTGGCAGAAGCAGATGAAAATAGACAACAGAAATTATCGTTTAAAGTGAAGCAGTTCTTCCATGGGCTGATTGGCAGAAAAATTCTGCTCGTCTACGATGATTTGGCTCCTCAACACAAAGAAGTGCTTCATTCATCCTATCAATTTGCCCAAGCCTTGAAGCTGTTATTGGAAACTCCCCTGCTCGATAAAAAAGGTGCCATCATGGAGAGCTCGGTAGAAGTACTTGAGCCTTCCTATGAACTGCTGAGCGGCACTCCCTACCTGTTAGAAGGGGAGAGAATGGGGTGATCTGATATGTTTTCGTTTCTATTCGGGCGCAAAAAGAAGGATGGATCCACAGAAAAGAATACGGCGGATGCCGATTCGTTTCTAGGAAGTCAGCTGGGATCGTATGCTGCAAGACACGAAGCAGAAGCTTCCCATGCAGCTGTCGAAGGGATGGACTCCCTGAGAAGAATGGCCGACAACTTAAAAAATGTTGGGGTCGATCAAAAGCAGGGCAACTTGTTTGAGATTATCGAGGCGACCAAATTTAATATGGATGCAGCTTCGAAAGGGGCAGATATCCGTGCTTACGTCACTGCTCTTGAGGGAGATCCTCATGCCAAAGCAGACATCCTGATCCGAAGCGGAGATAAGGTGCTTGACGAGGTTCAGGCGAAATCAAGCAACAATGCCGCCCGGCTGACCCGGATGGTGAGCGACGAGAAATATCGGGGCATGCAAAAGCTTGTGAACGCGGAAAAGGCAGATCGGGTTCGCGAGTTGGCAGAAAATCGGGCAAACAGTGGGTCCATTTACACCGAGGAATATCGGGATACACTCAAAAATGTGAAGGGAAAGCTAACGCACAACGAGATTAGCTCCAGCGGAACCTCTTACGATGAAACCATTCGGGCGACAGAAGATACAGCAGCCTATAGTTCGAAGTTGGAATGGGACCAGTTTAAAAAAGAAATCGGCGTGACAAGCGGACAGGCTGCAGCAGCTTCTGCCGTAATCGGGGGCGCCATGTCCTTGATTAAAA containing:
- the coaA gene encoding type I pantothenate kinase, whose protein sequence is MASPYVTFNREQWRALRASTPLTISDEELACLQGVNENVSMTEVADIYLPLSRLLNLHVGATQELYQATHTFLGNQDGKVPFIIGIAGSVAVGKSTTARILQTLLSRWPNHPKVDLVTTDGFLYPNRVLEERGIMKRKGFPESYDLRKFIRFLSDVKSGLPEVKAPVYSHLVYDIVSDEWQTVRQPDILIVEGLNVLQPPRDTENEQRISEVIVSDFFDFTIYVHADEKDILQWYVERFKLLRQTAFSNPSSYFRRYASLSDAEATEVATGIWHEINGANLRHNILPTRVRAQLILDKGQDHMVQSVKLRKL
- a CDS encoding DMT family transporter — encoded protein: MKGFYALAGAIVAEILGTSMLKMSEGFSLMYPSVGVILGFGISFYCLSVSLRTIPLSLAYAIWSGVGTALTALIGILIWGDSLTAMAVVGIAIIIGGVVLLNTSSHPEKVMKSE
- a CDS encoding Dps family protein: MSITMSRPVTDVLNKQVANWSVMYIKLHHFHWYVQGPNFFTLHVKFEELYNEAAKYVDELAERLLAVGGKPVSTMKACIEQASIKEAAGGESADQMVQAIVSDFTTLVSELKEGITAAEAADDEATGDMFLGMTESLQKHVWMLKAFMGK
- a CDS encoding DUF523 domain-containing protein, producing MKMISACLIGCECRYDQKSCLDQELEQLLREGKVIPVCPEQLGGLPTPRPPAEIVGGDGFDVLDGNARIVDQKGNDVTEEFLMGAQQALKLAQTIGATSAILKENSPSCGSTFVYDGTFSGKKVTGTGLTAALFRRNGIDVESEQNRG
- a CDS encoding YkgJ family cysteine cluster protein; protein product: MNDAQFPCTSCGLCCQHISHIEPLAKFDRGDGVCIHLRDNLCSIYHDRPEICRIDVMYRKEYQFYFTKEQFYHENLKVCQDLQIRHGVIKGE